From a single Elusimicrobiales bacterium genomic region:
- a CDS encoding NAD(P)H-dependent glycerol-3-phosphate dehydrogenase — MTKNPKVTVFGAGVWGSVLAQHLAKKGCPVTLWEHFPHLLHEIEKHGRQHPHIPHFKFEPEITLTSSLEEAASAEFFVLAISSKAARHFAQSLERHLKTAIPLASASKGLEEETGFTVCEIIEDAAPKLRGMTMALSGPSFALEVARGVPTKLLLAGPDNSLLEQACSVLDGFPLRVETSPDRRGVEWAGAAKNVFAIACGMADGNPRLGANTRAALLTQAVKEMSLIITAAGGRAETAQSLASLGDLMLTGTNEISRNHKLGVKLAQGKALAQARGEIDTVTEGADAAEAVFRLAQAKRLDAPLAAAMRKILREAAPPETLLKALGF; from the coding sequence ATGACAAAAAACCCTAAAGTTACCGTGTTCGGCGCGGGAGTATGGGGCAGCGTGCTGGCCCAGCATCTGGCGAAAAAAGGCTGCCCCGTAACGCTCTGGGAGCATTTCCCGCATCTGCTGCACGAGATAGAAAAGCACGGACGCCAGCACCCGCACATCCCGCATTTCAAATTTGAGCCGGAAATAACGCTGACCAGTTCGCTGGAAGAGGCCGCCTCCGCCGAGTTTTTCGTGCTGGCAATATCCTCCAAAGCCGCGCGGCATTTCGCGCAATCGCTGGAGCGGCATCTGAAAACAGCTATCCCCCTGGCCAGCGCCTCCAAAGGACTGGAGGAGGAAACCGGCTTCACCGTCTGCGAAATCATAGAGGACGCCGCCCCGAAACTGCGCGGGATGACGATGGCGCTGTCCGGCCCCAGTTTCGCGCTGGAGGTGGCGCGCGGCGTGCCAACCAAACTTTTGCTGGCGGGTCCCGATAATTCGCTGCTGGAGCAGGCCTGTTCCGTGCTGGACGGCTTTCCGCTGCGCGTGGAAACCTCTCCCGACAGGCGCGGCGTTGAATGGGCCGGCGCGGCAAAAAACGTTTTCGCCATCGCCTGCGGCATGGCGGACGGCAACCCCCGGCTGGGCGCAAACACCCGCGCCGCGCTGCTGACGCAGGCGGTAAAAGAGATGTCGCTTATAATAACCGCCGCCGGCGGCAGGGCGGAAACGGCGCAGAGCCTTGCCAGCCTGGGCGACCTGATGCTAACCGGCACTAACGAGATTTCGCGCAACCACAAGCTTGGCGTCAAGCTGGCGCAGGGCAAGGCGCTGGCGCAGGCCCGCGGCGAGATAGACACCGTAACCGAAGGCGCCGACGCCGCCGAAGCCGTGTTCCGTCTGGCACAAGCCAAACGGCTGGACGCTCCGCTTGCCGCCGCAATGCGGAAAATACTCAGGGAGGCCGCCCCGCCCGAAACCCTGCTAAAGGCGCTGGGGTTCTAA
- a CDS encoding PTS sugar transporter subunit IIA, producing the protein MKSILNALHDGRLIELPEGDKQKSLQYLASLLEAIPEITPGFDIYEAVLKREQTANTALGMGWACPHVRAAGEGELFCAIGWSPRGINYGAPDGKPVHLLVMFYIPDNHKNGYLKEISALARAIQKENGIGKILAAAGINDVRNELLNWVSAALEGAAPDAKARIIKLEARQAAAETASAPQLLRQIIPLYIVRVAGGKNIILSQQRELTALLESADLAGLMGDNGKTEFEAGGYRVVIRAKTQYQPDRAMYDCLALKS; encoded by the coding sequence ATGAAAAGCATACTTAACGCGCTTCATGACGGACGGCTTATAGAGCTGCCGGAAGGCGACAAGCAGAAATCGCTGCAATACCTTGCCAGCCTGCTGGAAGCCATACCTGAAATAACCCCCGGATTTGACATATACGAGGCCGTCCTAAAGCGCGAACAGACCGCCAACACCGCGCTGGGCATGGGCTGGGCCTGCCCGCATGTCCGCGCCGCCGGCGAGGGAGAGCTGTTTTGCGCCATAGGCTGGAGCCCCAGGGGCATAAACTATGGCGCGCCCGACGGCAAGCCAGTGCATCTGCTGGTGATGTTTTATATCCCCGACAACCACAAAAACGGCTATCTCAAGGAAATTTCCGCGCTGGCCAGGGCGATACAGAAGGAAAACGGCATAGGCAAAATTCTCGCCGCCGCCGGCATAAACGATGTAAGAAACGAACTGCTCAACTGGGTCTCCGCCGCGCTGGAAGGCGCCGCGCCAGACGCCAAAGCGCGCATAATCAAGCTGGAGGCCAGGCAGGCCGCCGCAGAAACAGCCTCCGCGCCGCAGCTTCTGCGGCAGATAATACCGCTTTATATAGTCAGGGTCGCGGGGGGCAAAAACATCATTCTCTCCCAGCAGCGCGAGCTTACCGCGCTGCTGGAATCAGCCGACCTCGCCGGCCTTATGGGCGATAACGGCAAAACCGAGTTTGAGGCCGGCGGCTACCGCGTGGTAATCCGCGCCAAAACCCAGTACCAGCCGGACCGCGCGATGTACGACTGCCTCGCGCTGAAATCCTGA
- a CDS encoding SIS domain-containing protein yields the protein MNANTCIDELAAALALLKTGIAGDIEALAAKTADALENGKKILLMGNGGSASDAQHIAAEFVGRYKTRRGGLPAYSLCDNCCTLTAVGNDFSFEDVFARQIEALACEGDIVVAITTSGNSGNIIKAMKAARQKGCFVALLSGGDGGLAKAHADAAILAPSKNTPRIQECHILIGHIICEIAEMRLARQ from the coding sequence ATGAACGCCAACACCTGCATAGACGAGCTTGCCGCCGCGCTGGCCCTGCTTAAAACCGGCATAGCCGGCGATATAGAGGCGCTGGCCGCAAAAACGGCGGACGCGCTTGAAAACGGCAAAAAAATCCTGCTTATGGGCAACGGCGGCAGCGCCTCCGACGCGCAGCATATAGCGGCGGAATTCGTGGGCCGCTACAAGACGCGGCGCGGCGGCCTGCCTGCATACTCCCTGTGCGACAACTGCTGCACTCTCACCGCCGTGGGCAACGATTTCAGCTTTGAGGACGTCTTCGCCCGGCAGATAGAGGCGCTGGCCTGCGAGGGCGACATCGTTGTCGCCATCACCACTTCCGGCAACAGCGGCAACATCATCAAGGCCATGAAGGCCGCCCGTCAGAAGGGCTGCTTCGTGGCGCTTTTAAGCGGCGGCGACGGCGGCCTTGCCAAAGCCCATGCCGACGCCGCGATACTGGCCCCCAGCAAAAACACTCCGCGCATACAGGAGTGCCATATACTCATCGGCCACATAATCTGCGAAATCGCGGAAATGCGGCTTGCGCGGCAATAG
- the mgtA gene encoding magnesium-translocating P-type ATPase, whose product MPSPALAKIAPSLIRQRIKSAPPPAETNRLLSAACSAKPEEALTLLSSRREGLSAEEAAAQRGKYGFNELAKKEKKGFIADIAQRLRNPLVVQLLVIAVISFATGDARAGSIVSGMVVLSVALSYIQETRSGNAVEKLRAMVQTESTVLRGGRETDIPAAEIVPGDIVVLHAGSVIPADLRLISSKDFFVSQSALTGESMPVEKNAEPCACEGKPPLEFSNACFQGSHAVSGAALGLVVNTGEKTYLGSISSRLAQQAPQTSFDKGISGFTWLMIRFMVVMVGIVFVLVGITKHNWTEALLFALAVAVGLTPEMLPMIVTVNLAKGAMAMSKRKVIVKKLASIQNFGAIDILCADKTGTITQDKIVLEKYVDVANRSSDDVLRYSYMNSYYQTGLRNLMDRAILAHSDLQVEKTCPKVDEIPFDFNRKRMSVVIEYEGANVLICKGAVDAVYGACTHYQVDDEINPLIDMIKNDLMEDYDALSRDGYRVLAIAYREFPKDKTSFSVQDESGLALLGYIAFFDPPKESAPQALQALARMGVKVKILTGDNELVTQKICRDVGLDVHSVFTGEQIAAMDEAQLSSAAETATVFARLSPAQKERIITVLQKNGHVVGFMGDGINDAPALKASDVGISVDSAVDVAKESADIVLLEKSLTVLEDGIAEGRRVFGNIVKYIKMGASSNFGNMFSVVGASYFLPFLPMTPVQILANNLLYDISQASIPADRVDDEYISAPRKWNIDSIKRFMMVIGPISSLFDYATFGLMLFFFGCAAGGAENERLFHTGWFVESLLTQTLIVHIIRTKRVPFFQSAASPALIITTIAVMLAGGLLPYSPFAEGLGLTRLPFSYWLWIAGFLLTYSVLTHNVKTWFYKRFGDD is encoded by the coding sequence ATGCCATCGCCCGCCCTCGCTAAAATCGCGCCTTCGCTGATACGGCAGAGGATTAAATCCGCTCCGCCTCCGGCGGAAACAAACAGGCTGCTGTCCGCCGCATGTTCGGCAAAGCCGGAGGAGGCCCTGACGCTGCTGTCTTCGCGCCGGGAGGGGCTTTCCGCCGAGGAAGCCGCCGCACAGCGCGGGAAATACGGTTTCAACGAGCTGGCCAAAAAAGAAAAAAAAGGATTTATAGCCGATATCGCCCAGCGGCTGCGCAACCCGCTGGTGGTGCAGTTGCTTGTCATCGCGGTCATATCCTTTGCCACGGGCGACGCGCGCGCCGGCTCCATAGTAAGCGGCATGGTGGTCTTAAGCGTCGCGCTTTCCTATATACAGGAGACGCGCTCCGGCAACGCGGTGGAAAAGCTGCGCGCCATGGTGCAAACCGAATCCACCGTGCTGCGCGGCGGCAGGGAAACCGACATTCCCGCCGCTGAAATAGTGCCGGGCGACATCGTGGTGCTGCACGCCGGCTCCGTCATCCCCGCCGATTTGCGGCTTATATCGTCAAAGGACTTTTTCGTCAGCCAGTCCGCCCTCACCGGAGAATCCATGCCGGTGGAAAAAAACGCCGAGCCCTGCGCCTGCGAAGGAAAACCTCCCCTGGAATTCTCCAACGCCTGTTTCCAGGGAAGCCATGCCGTAAGCGGCGCGGCGCTGGGCCTTGTGGTAAACACCGGGGAAAAAACCTATCTCGGCTCCATCTCCAGCCGGCTGGCGCAGCAGGCGCCGCAGACCAGCTTTGACAAGGGCATTTCCGGCTTTACCTGGCTGATGATACGTTTCATGGTGGTGATGGTGGGCATAGTTTTCGTGCTGGTGGGCATCACCAAGCACAACTGGACGGAGGCGCTGCTGTTTGCGCTGGCGGTGGCCGTGGGGCTTACGCCGGAAATGCTGCCGATGATAGTAACCGTCAACCTCGCCAAGGGCGCCATGGCGATGTCAAAGCGCAAGGTCATCGTCAAAAAGCTGGCCTCCATTCAGAATTTCGGCGCCATAGACATTCTCTGCGCCGACAAGACCGGCACCATCACCCAGGACAAAATCGTCCTTGAAAAATATGTGGACGTCGCCAACCGCTCCAGCGATGACGTGCTGCGCTACAGCTACATGAACAGCTATTACCAGACCGGACTGCGCAACCTCATGGACCGCGCCATACTGGCGCACAGCGACCTGCAGGTGGAGAAAACCTGCCCCAAGGTGGACGAGATTCCCTTTGATTTCAACCGCAAACGCATGTCCGTGGTGATAGAGTACGAGGGCGCCAACGTGCTCATCTGCAAGGGCGCGGTGGACGCGGTCTACGGCGCATGCACCCACTATCAGGTGGACGACGAAATCAACCCGCTGATAGACATGATAAAAAACGACCTGATGGAGGATTACGACGCCTTAAGCCGCGACGGCTACCGCGTGCTGGCCATAGCCTACCGCGAATTCCCGAAGGACAAAACCTCTTTTTCGGTGCAGGATGAAAGCGGGCTGGCGCTGCTCGGATACATAGCGTTTTTCGACCCGCCCAAGGAGTCGGCGCCGCAGGCGCTGCAGGCGCTGGCGCGGATGGGGGTTAAAGTCAAAATCCTCACCGGCGACAACGAGCTTGTCACCCAGAAAATATGCCGCGACGTGGGGCTTGACGTCCACAGCGTATTCACCGGCGAGCAGATAGCGGCCATGGACGAGGCGCAGCTCTCCTCCGCCGCGGAGACCGCCACGGTGTTTGCCCGGCTCTCCCCCGCGCAGAAAGAGAGGATAATAACGGTTCTCCAGAAAAACGGGCATGTCGTGGGCTTTATGGGCGACGGCATCAACGACGCCCCCGCGCTGAAAGCCTCCGACGTTGGCATTTCCGTTGACAGCGCCGTGGACGTAGCCAAGGAATCAGCCGACATCGTCCTGCTGGAAAAAAGCCTCACCGTGCTGGAAGACGGCATAGCCGAGGGGCGGCGGGTGTTCGGCAACATAGTCAAATATATCAAGATGGGGGCCAGCTCCAATTTCGGCAACATGTTCAGCGTGGTGGGGGCCAGCTATTTCCTGCCCTTCCTGCCGATGACGCCCGTTCAGATTCTGGCCAACAACCTGCTCTACGACATTTCCCAGGCCAGCATCCCCGCCGACCGCGTGGACGACGAATACATCTCCGCCCCGCGCAAGTGGAACATAGACAGCATCAAAAGGTTTATGATGGTCATAGGCCCCATCAGCTCGCTGTTTGACTACGCCACATTCGGGCTGATGCTGTTTTTCTTCGGCTGCGCCGCCGGCGGCGCGGAAAACGAGCGGCTGTTCCACACCGGCTGGTTTGTGGAATCGCTGCTGACGCAGACGCTTATCGTGCATATCATCCGCACAAAGCGGGTGCCGTTTTTCCAGAGCGCGGCCAGCCCCGCGCTGATTATTACCACCATCGCCGTGATGCTGGCGGGCGGGCTGCTGCCGTATTCGCCTTTCGCGGAGGGGCTGGGGCTGACGCGCCTGCCGTTTTCGTACTGGCTGTGGATAGCGGGATTTTTGCTAACCTACTCCGTTTTAACGCATAATGTGAAAACCTGGTTCTATAAACGGTTCGGAGACGACTGA
- the plsY gene encoding glycerol-3-phosphate 1-O-acyltransferase PlsY — translation MDTYKIGLMVFSYVLGGIPSGYLIARAAKGIDIRQHGSGNPGAANVYRVVGKWAGWATLLADAAKGFIPVQLVFYLYPHQSSYKLAVVCGSLAIFGHMWTVFLKFKGGKGVATSLGVFSAMLPFPTMIAFCVFALAVALSGHISVGSIAAAAVLPAASFIIKDRNYDISFSVLVSLVSLLIIYKHLPNMKRLLAKKELAFSDGSKADDKKP, via the coding sequence ATGGACACATACAAAATCGGCCTGATGGTTTTCAGCTACGTTCTGGGGGGAATACCCTCCGGGTATCTTATCGCGCGCGCGGCAAAGGGAATAGACATACGGCAGCACGGCTCCGGCAATCCGGGCGCGGCGAATGTGTACCGCGTCGTGGGCAAATGGGCCGGCTGGGCCACCCTGCTGGCCGACGCGGCCAAAGGCTTTATCCCCGTGCAGCTGGTGTTCTACCTGTATCCGCACCAGAGCAGCTACAAGCTGGCGGTTGTCTGCGGCTCGCTGGCGATATTCGGGCATATGTGGACGGTTTTCCTGAAATTCAAGGGCGGCAAGGGCGTGGCCACCTCGCTGGGCGTGTTCAGCGCGATGCTGCCGTTTCCGACCATGATTGCGTTCTGCGTTTTCGCGCTGGCCGTCGCCTTAAGCGGGCATATCTCTGTCGGCTCCATCGCGGCGGCGGCGGTGCTGCCGGCGGCCAGCTTCATTATAAAAGACCGCAATTACGACATCTCGTTTTCGGTGCTGGTATCGCTGGTGTCGCTGCTTATAATATACAAGCATCTGCCCAACATGAAGCGGCTGCTGGCGAAAAAAGAGCTGGCATTCTCCGACGGTTCCAAGGCCGATGACAAAAAACCCTAA
- a CDS encoding ROK family protein, whose protein sequence is MDIVGADLGGTNFRAGLVRDGKTIKTAVKAINAAAGQDELLSDFFALTDSVITPQARGIGVGVPTIVDTERGIIYETVNIPAWKDVPLKKLLEERYKIPARINNDANCFAAGEKYFGKAREFKSAVGMVMGTGLGAGLIIDGRLYNGRNCGAGEFGEIAYLDKNYEHYCSGKFFKAKGTTGKEAFAKAACGDKAALELFEEFGSHVGEAVKTVMLAVDPEIIVFGGSVSAAFGFFEPALRKSLQSFSYKRSAENLKIAVSETADMAILGAAALIFNAKEC, encoded by the coding sequence ATGGACATAGTGGGCGCGGATTTGGGCGGAACCAATTTCAGGGCCGGGCTGGTGCGCGATGGCAAAACAATCAAAACCGCCGTCAAGGCCATCAACGCGGCGGCGGGGCAGGACGAACTGCTGTCGGATTTTTTCGCGCTGACAGATTCGGTCATCACCCCGCAGGCCAGGGGCATAGGCGTAGGCGTCCCCACCATAGTGGACACGGAGCGCGGGATTATATACGAGACCGTCAATATCCCCGCCTGGAAAGACGTGCCGCTGAAAAAGCTGCTGGAAGAAAGATACAAAATCCCCGCCCGCATAAATAACGACGCCAACTGCTTCGCGGCGGGCGAAAAGTATTTCGGCAAGGCGCGGGAGTTCAAGTCTGCGGTCGGCATGGTCATGGGAACCGGCCTGGGCGCGGGGCTGATTATAGACGGGCGGCTCTACAACGGGCGCAACTGCGGCGCGGGCGAGTTCGGCGAAATCGCCTATCTGGACAAAAATTACGAGCATTATTGCAGCGGCAAATTCTTCAAAGCCAAAGGCACAACCGGCAAAGAGGCGTTCGCAAAAGCCGCCTGCGGCGACAAGGCCGCGCTGGAACTGTTTGAAGAGTTCGGCTCGCATGTGGGCGAGGCGGTAAAGACCGTCATGCTGGCGGTGGACCCGGAGATAATCGTTTTCGGCGGCTCGGTGAGCGCGGCGTTCGGGTTTTTTGAGCCGGCGCTGCGGAAATCGCTGCAATCGTTTTCGTACAAACGCTCCGCCGAAAATCTCAAAATCGCCGTCTCGGAAACCGCGGATATGGCGATACTGGGCGCCGCCGCGCTGATTTTTAACGCCAAAGAATGCTAA
- a CDS encoding HU family DNA-binding protein, with translation MNRSQLVKEVATIMADKSDAERAVRKAFDAMTAALNGGEKVVITGFGAFSVKLRSARTGRNPKTGETVTVGPRKSIRFKPSGALLS, from the coding sequence ATGAACCGCAGCCAACTGGTGAAAGAAGTGGCAACTATCATGGCCGACAAGTCGGACGCCGAGCGCGCCGTGAGAAAGGCTTTTGACGCCATGACCGCCGCGCTCAACGGCGGCGAGAAGGTGGTCATCACGGGCTTCGGCGCTTTTTCGGTGAAGCTGCGCTCCGCCCGGACCGGCCGCAATCCTAAAACGGGCGAAACAGTAACCGTAGGCCCAAGAAAATCCATCCGCTTCAAACCGTCGGGAGCGCTGCTTTCCTGA
- a CDS encoding MerR family transcriptional regulator — protein MEEKKYYTISEISRAAGVPEHSIRYWERRFQLLRPVRKESGHRRYTARDLELLSEIKDMVYRRKMTLAGAKKALSRAGGQEPRDAAAGRETLRLLTEIRKELEDIANS, from the coding sequence ATGGAAGAGAAGAAATATTACACCATAAGCGAAATAAGCCGCGCAGCCGGGGTGCCGGAGCATTCCATACGGTACTGGGAACGGCGGTTCCAGTTGCTGCGCCCAGTGCGCAAGGAAAGCGGACACCGCCGCTACACCGCGCGCGACCTGGAACTGCTCTCCGAAATAAAAGACATGGTCTACCGCCGGAAAATGACGCTGGCCGGGGCTAAAAAAGCGCTCTCCCGCGCAGGGGGGCAGGAGCCGCGCGACGCCGCCGCAGGCCGGGAAACCCTGCGGCTGCTGACGGAAATCCGCAAAGAGCTTGAGGATATCGCAAATTCATGA
- a CDS encoding MFS transporter — protein MKRNYFIAGLVMLVFFVISFLTNILGPVIPEIISGFGLNLTLAAVLPFSFFIAYGVMSVPAGMLVEKYKEKSVMLASFALAFAGALLFALLPRYGVAIVSLFLIGAGMAALQVAINPLLRVAGGEEHFAFNSVLAQLIFGAASFMSPHVYSYLTAHVGTGEGGIIVRALSAVTPRGLAWASLYWVFAAAAAAMVVIIALSKFPEVERKEDEKTGTWAVHAELLRDKTVLLFFAGIFCYVATEQGIANWISQFLKVYHNCDPQTAGASGVSWFWGLMTLGCLLGMLLLKFFDSRRILVAFAAAAFCCLTAALWGPAEVSKLAFPALGFALSVMWSIIFSLALNSVSKHHGAFSGILCTAIMGGAFYPLLIGWAGDRFGLRAGMSLLYLTLAYIFSIGIWAKPIILNETFARRRQKEQGA, from the coding sequence ATGAAACGCAACTATTTCATAGCCGGGCTGGTGATGCTGGTGTTTTTTGTCATTTCTTTTCTGACCAACATACTCGGCCCGGTAATACCGGAAATCATAAGCGGGTTTGGGCTGAACCTGACGCTGGCCGCCGTGCTGCCGTTCTCGTTTTTTATCGCCTACGGGGTGATGTCGGTGCCGGCGGGGATGCTGGTGGAGAAATACAAGGAAAAATCCGTCATGCTGGCCTCTTTCGCGCTGGCGTTTGCGGGCGCGCTGCTGTTTGCGCTGCTGCCGCGCTACGGGGTGGCGATAGTGTCGCTTTTCCTGATAGGCGCGGGGATGGCCGCGCTTCAGGTGGCTATCAACCCGCTGCTGCGCGTCGCCGGAGGAGAGGAACATTTCGCATTCAACTCCGTGCTGGCGCAGCTTATATTCGGCGCGGCGTCTTTCATGAGCCCGCACGTGTATTCATACCTTACCGCCCATGTCGGGACGGGGGAGGGGGGAATCATAGTGCGCGCGCTATCGGCTGTAACGCCGCGGGGGCTGGCATGGGCATCGCTTTACTGGGTGTTTGCCGCAGCGGCGGCGGCGATGGTGGTTATAATCGCGCTGTCCAAATTCCCGGAGGTGGAGCGCAAAGAGGACGAAAAGACCGGCACATGGGCCGTCCACGCGGAACTGCTGCGCGACAAGACCGTCCTGCTGTTTTTCGCCGGTATATTCTGCTATGTCGCCACCGAGCAGGGGATTGCCAACTGGATTTCCCAATTCCTGAAAGTCTATCACAACTGCGACCCGCAGACCGCCGGGGCAAGCGGCGTCTCCTGGTTCTGGGGGCTGATGACGCTTGGCTGCCTGCTGGGAATGCTGCTGCTGAAGTTTTTTGACAGCCGCCGCATCCTTGTCGCTTTTGCCGCGGCGGCGTTCTGCTGCCTTACGGCGGCTTTGTGGGGGCCGGCGGAGGTTTCAAAACTGGCCTTCCCTGCGCTGGGGTTTGCGCTGTCGGTGATGTGGTCTATTATATTTTCGCTGGCGCTTAACTCGGTTTCAAAACATCACGGCGCGTTTTCCGGGATACTCTGCACGGCAATCATGGGCGGCGCGTTTTATCCGCTGCTAATCGGCTGGGCGGGGGACCGCTTCGGGCTGCGGGCCGGGATGTCGCTGCTGTACCTGACGCTGGCTTACATTTTCAGCATAGGGATATGGGCGAAACCCATCATACTCAACGAAACTTTCGCGCGGCGCAGACAGAAGGAACAGGGAGCCTGA
- a CDS encoding restriction endonuclease: MAIPDYEELMLPLLEAAAESDCLSDRDMAEKLAQRFGLSREERMVMLPTGLQTVFYSRVMWAKTYLKNAKLLEAGPRGRHRLSARGRSELEKKPAAINRQYLAKFPEFADFIKLNATPAADIEAGIAATPDERLEHAYAEIQRALAAELLEKIKACPAELFEKLIVDLLVKMGYGGAQHEAAASSARAHRALWMKISKTGEPGQPQGEIDGIINEDRLGLDKIYVQARRWNTPVPEEAARAFAQSLLAQRAKKGVLITTSVFSDGAKSFAESAEPHMVLIDGSSLSSLAIELDVGAAADTEYKISKIDAGYFGETAPE; encoded by the coding sequence ATGGCGATACCGGATTACGAAGAACTGATGCTCCCGCTCCTGGAAGCGGCGGCGGAAAGCGATTGCCTCTCGGACCGCGACATGGCGGAGAAGCTGGCGCAGCGCTTTGGCCTCTCGCGCGAGGAACGGATGGTAATGCTGCCCACCGGGCTGCAAACCGTTTTTTACAGCAGGGTGATGTGGGCCAAAACATATCTCAAAAACGCGAAGCTGCTGGAAGCCGGCCCGCGCGGGAGGCACAGACTTTCCGCACGGGGCCGCTCCGAGCTTGAAAAAAAGCCCGCGGCAATCAACCGCCAGTATCTGGCTAAATTTCCCGAATTTGCGGATTTCATAAAGCTCAACGCCACCCCCGCCGCCGACATTGAAGCCGGCATCGCCGCCACCCCGGACGAAAGGCTGGAGCATGCCTACGCCGAAATCCAGCGCGCGCTGGCGGCGGAGCTGCTGGAAAAAATCAAAGCCTGCCCGGCGGAGCTCTTTGAAAAGCTGATAGTGGACCTTCTGGTGAAGATGGGCTACGGCGGCGCGCAGCACGAGGCGGCGGCCTCGTCCGCGCGGGCGCACCGCGCGCTGTGGATGAAAATTTCCAAAACCGGCGAACCCGGGCAGCCTCAGGGCGAGATAGACGGCATAATAAACGAGGACCGCCTCGGACTGGACAAGATATACGTGCAGGCCCGCCGCTGGAACACCCCCGTGCCGGAAGAGGCCGCCCGCGCTTTTGCCCAATCCCTCCTGGCCCAGCGCGCCAAAAAGGGCGTTCTGATAACCACCTCGGTTTTCTCGGACGGGGCCAAAAGTTTTGCGGAATCCGCGGAGCCGCATATGGTGCTTATAGACGGCAGTTCGCTTTCCAGCCTGGCCATAGAGCTGGACGTGGGCGCGGCAGCCGACACGGAGTACAAAATTTCCAAAATAGACGCCGGCTATTTCGGCGAAACCGCGCCGGAGTAA
- a CDS encoding bifunctional nuclease family protein, translating to MEEHAKPQKEVRIYSLATTASDAIVFLEEVGGIRLLPIWIGPIEGQAIAIKFSGIPLPRPFTHDLLLSIIKQTGYTVEKITIDSLRESTFYATIHIKKDGDAKDIDSRPSDAIALAVRAGAPIFVAEEVFAQSQVLNKPISEDEVKQFKDQLKDIKPKDIFGTLKSGGEPPPPPEKPGEPGKP from the coding sequence ATGGAAGAACACGCAAAACCGCAGAAAGAAGTGCGCATATACTCCCTGGCCACCACCGCCTCGGACGCGATAGTGTTTCTGGAGGAAGTGGGGGGAATACGGCTGCTGCCCATCTGGATAGGCCCGATAGAAGGCCAGGCCATAGCGATTAAATTCTCCGGCATACCGCTGCCGCGCCCGTTCACGCACGATTTGCTGCTGTCTATAATCAAGCAGACCGGCTATACGGTGGAAAAAATCACCATAGACAGCCTGCGCGAAAGCACCTTCTACGCCACCATACACATAAAAAAAGACGGCGACGCCAAAGATATAGATTCCCGCCCCTCCGACGCCATAGCGCTGGCCGTGCGCGCCGGCGCGCCGATATTCGTGGCCGAGGAAGTCTTCGCCCAGTCGCAGGTGCTCAACAAACCCATTTCCGAGGACGAAGTAAAGCAGTTCAAGGACCAGCTTAAAGACATAAAGCCCAAGGACATCTTCGGCACTCTTAAATCCGGCGGGGAGCCGCCTCCCCCGCCCGAAAAACCCGGCGAGCCGGGCAAGCCGTAA